One region of Miscanthus floridulus cultivar M001 chromosome 19, ASM1932011v1, whole genome shotgun sequence genomic DNA includes:
- the LOC136527828 gene encoding probable thiol methyltransferase 2, with protein sequence MRALPRVGEPVRWWLASRARPRRAMGSSAPARAAGGRRDPGENPAVGKLRELFTGDAADGWEKSWEFGVTPWDLGKPTPVIEHLVRSGTLPKGRALVPGCGMGYDVVALASPERFVVGLDISDLAVKKAKQWSSSLPNADYFTFLAEDFFKWIPSEQFDLIFDYTFFCALDPSLRVAWAETVNRLLKPDGELLTLIYLISDQEGGPPYNNTVADYQKVLELLGLKAILMEDNELAIKPRKGCEKIGRWKRCAHQSSL encoded by the exons ATGAGAGCGCTGCCTCGCGTAGGCGAGCCCGTGCGCTGGTGGTTGGCCTCGCGCGCGCGGCCGCGGCGGGCGATGGGGTCGTCGGCGCCGGCGAGGGCGGCGGGTGGCAGAAGGGATCCCGGCGAGAACCCGGCGGTGGGGAAGCTGCGGGAGCTCTTCACAGGCGACGCGGCAG ATGGGTGGGAGAAGTCCTGGGAGTTTGGTGTGACCCCGTGGGATCTGGGAAAGCCAACACCTGTCATCGAACATCTTGTTAGATCAGGAACACTCCCAAAAGGAAGAGCTTTGGTTCCTGGATGTGGAATG GGATACGATGTGGTTGCTCTGGCAAGTCCTGAACGTTTTGTTGTTGGCTTGGATATTTCTGATTTGGCTGTTAAGAAGGCTAAGCAG TGGTCATCCTCTTTGCCCAATGCAGATTATTTTACCTTTCTGgctgaagatttcttcaagtggATACCGAGCGAACAATTCGATCTTATATTTGATTACAC GTTCTTTTGTGCACTTGACCCGAGCTTGAGGGTCGCTTGGGCAGAGACAGTTAACCGGCTTCTAAAACCAGATGGAGAGCTTCTTACCTTGATTTATCTG ATAAGTGATCAAGAGGGAGGACCACCTTACAATAATACAGTTGCTGA TTATCAGAAGGTACTGGAACTGCTGGGTTTGAAGGCCATTCTTATGGAAGACAATGAGCTAGCCATTAAACCACGGAAG GGCTGTGAGAAAATTGGGAGGTGGAAGAGATGTGCACACCAATCATCTCTGTGA
- the LOC136527826 gene encoding F-box/LRR-repeat MAX2 homolog, whose amino-acid sequence MAEDAAAGSPLLDLPEPLLLHILGFLTDARSRHRAALVCHRLLAAERATRSALSLRGDPRSDAFLYLIRPSFCFPALERLDLSLVSPWGHPFLSSAAPSADAVAPFVTAEEVADQNAFIAARLAYCFPAVSSLAVYCRDPTTLASLTPHWRSRLRSVKLVRWHQRPPGLDSGTDLEPLLGDCPALRALDLSEFYCWTEDIEPALATHPAAAAALTELDLGLAGATDGFHATELGGIAGFCPNLRKLVAPCVFNPRYVDFVNDDALLTIATSCPKLAILWLREPFEPAATGQREDAAITVAGLVSFFAALPELEDFTLDLRHNVRETAPAMEALARRCPQIKFLTLGGFQGLCKASWLHLDGVAVCGSLESLCIKGCLDLTDASLVAIGRGCGRLAKFAIHGCDSVTSAGIRRLATALRPTIKEVSILHCRLLDTAACLTALSPIRDRIESLEISCVWKEVEQPESVANGTIGCGHEDDDDLGEVTYEESASKKCRYMELDDLVSWEMLRSLSLWFPAGEVLSPLISAGLDSCPVLEEISIKVEGDCRARPGPFFGLSDLAGFPVLAKMKLDLSEAVGYALTAPAGQMDLSLWERFYLQGIDSLVTLYELDYWPPQDKEVNQRSLTLPAVGLLQGCVGLRKLFVHGTTHEHFLTFFLKVPNLRDMQLREDYYPAPESDMMNTEMRAESWLRFENQLNIKLIED is encoded by the coding sequence ATGGCTGAGGACGCCGCGGCGGGCTCCCCACTCCTGGACCTGCCGGAGCCGCTGCTGCTCCACATCCTGGGCTTCCTCACCGACGCGCGGTCGCGGCACCGCGCCGCGCTGGTGTGCCACCGGCTCCTCGCGGCGGAGCGGGCCACGCGCTCCGCGCTCTCGCTGCGCGGGGACCCGCGGTCGGACGCGTTCCTCTACCTCATCAGGCCGTCGTTCTGCTTCCCGGCGCTGGAGCGGCTCGACCTCTCGCTGGTGTCGCCGTGGGGCCACCCGTTCCTCTCCTCCGCGGCGCCGTCCGCCGACGCCGTCGCGCCGTTCGTGACGGCGGAGGAGGTCGCGGACCAGAACGCCTTTATCGCGGCGCGCCTCGCCTACTGCTTCCCCGCCGTGTCCTCGCTCGCCGTCTACTGCCGCGACCCCACCACGCTCGCCAGCCTCACACCGCACTGGAGGTCCCGCCTCCGCAGTGTCAAGCTCGTGCGCTGGCACCagcgcccgcccggcctcgaCTCCGGCACGGATCTCGAGCCGCTCCTCGGGGACTGCCCCGCGCTCAGGGCGCTCGACCTCTCCGAGTTCTACTGCTGGACGGAGGACATCGAGCCGGCGCTTGCGACGCACCCGGCAGCCGCCGCGGCGCTCACCGAGCTCGACCTCGGCCTCGCGGGCGCCACGGACGGGTTCCACGCCACCGAGCTGGGGGGCATCGCGGGATTCTGCCCCAATCTCCGGAAGCTCGTGGCGCCCTGTGTGTTCAACCCTCGGTACGTTGACTTCGTCAACGACGACGCGCTTCTCACCATCGCCACCAGCTGCCCCAAGCTGGCGATCCTGTGGCTCCGGGAACCTTTTGAGCCGGCGGCTACCGGCCAACGGGAGGACGCGGCAATCACCGTCGCAGGGCTGGTCTCCTTCTTCGCTGCACTACCGGAGCTGGAGGATTTCACGCTTGACCTGCGGCATAATGTGCGGGAGACAGCGCCGGCCATGGAGGCGCTTGCCCGCAGATGCCCACAGATCAAGTTCTTGACGCTGGGGGGCTTCCAGGGGTTGTGCAAGGCATCTTGGCTGCATCTGGACGGCGTTGCTGTCTGTGGTTCGCTGGAGTCTCTATGCATCAAGGGATGTTTGGATCTCACTGACGCCAGCCTTGTCGCCATAGGTCGTGGGTGCGGGAGGCTTGCTAAGTTCGCGATCCATGGCTGTGATTCTGTCACATCAGCTGGGATCAGGAGGCTAGCGACGGCGCTTCGGCCCACAATCAAAGAAGTCAGTATCTTGCACTGCCGGCTTCTGGACACAGCAGCATGCCTCACTGCTCTAAGTCCGATCCGTGATCGCATTGAGAGTCTTGAGATCAGCTGTGTCTGGAAGGAAGTTGAACAGCCAGAGAGTGTCGCCAACGGCACAATCGGATGCGgtcatgaagatgatgatgatctcgGTGAAGTGACATATGAGGAGTCTGCATCGAAGAAATGTAGGTACATGGAATTGGATGATCTGGTTAGCTGGGAGATGTTACGTTCACTCTCCCTCTGGTTCCCTGCTGGCGAGGTACTCTCCCCACTCATATCTGCCGGCCTTGATAGCTGCCCTGTTCTAGAGGAGATCTCAATTAAAGTGGAGGGTGATTGCCGTGCACGCCCTGGCCCATTCTTTGGCCTGAGTGATCTTGCAGGCTTCCCAGTACTGGCCAAGATGAAATTGGATCTGAGTGAGGCAGTTGGTTATGCTCTTACTGCACCAGCAGGCCAGATGGATCTCTCTCTGTGGGAGCGATTTTATTTGCAAGGTATAGATTCACTAGTGACTTTGTATGAGCTGGATTATTGGCCTCCCCAAGACAAGGAAGTGAACCAGCGTAGCCTGACACTGCCCGCTGTGGGACTCCTCCAGGGCTGCGTTGGACTCAGGAAGCTCTTCGTCCATGGCACCACACATGAGCATTTCCtgaccttcttcttgaaggtGCCAAATTTGAGGGACATGCAGTTACGGGAGGACTACTATCCCGCACCAGAGAGTGATATGATGAACACGGAAATGCGAGCTGAATCTTGGCTCCGGTTCGAGAATCAGCTGAACATCAAGCTAATTGAGGATTAA